One segment of Polyodon spathula isolate WHYD16114869_AA chromosome 20, ASM1765450v1, whole genome shotgun sequence DNA contains the following:
- the LOC121295288 gene encoding casein kinase I isoform X5, whose translation MELRVGNRYRLGRKIGSGSFGDIYLGKQATEGTSSGSIKGADIAAGEEVAIKLECVKTKHPQLHIESKIYKMMQGGVGIPTIKWCGAEGDYNVMVMELLGPSLEDLFNFCSRKFSLKTVLLLADQMISRIEYIHSKNFIHRDVKPDNFLMGLGKKGNLVYIIDFGLAKKYRDARTHQHIPYRENKNLTGTARYASINTHLGIEQSRRDDLESLGYVLMYFNLGSLPWQGLKAATKRQKYERISEKKMSTPIEVLCKGYPSEFATYLNFCRSLRFDDKPDYSYLRQLFRNLFHRQGFSYDYVFDWNMLKFGANRAAEDAERERREREERMRHTRNPGTRVLPPTTAGRPRGTQDVAPPTPLTPTSHTGRNKGKYVPPPCIGNGAREESQYEIAPRCPSQHLLL comes from the exons GAAAACAAGCTACCGAAGGTACTAGCAGTGGCAGcataaaag GAGCAGATATTGCTGCTGGAGAAGAAGTGGCAATTAAACTAGAATGTGTGAAAACCAAACACCCACAGCTCCACATAGAGAGCAAGATCTACAAAATGATGCAGGGAGGAG ttggtATTCCCACAATTAAATGGTGTGGAGCAGAAGGTGATTACAATGTGATGGTGATGGAGCTTCTGGGACCAAGTCTTGAGGACCTCTTCAACTTCTGCTCAAGAAAATTCAGCCTAAAGACAGTCTTGCTACTGGCTGATCAGATG ATAAGCCGCATTGAGTATATCCACTCGAAGAACTTCATACACAGAGATGTGAAGCCTGACAACTTCCTAATGGGACTGGGGAAGAAGGGGAACCTCGTTTATATCATCGACTTCGGCCTTGCCAAGAAATATCGGGACGCACGCACACACCAACACATCCCCTACCGTGAGAACAAGAACCTGACCGGTACAGCCCGCTACGCTTCCATCAACACACACCTGGGAATCG AGCAGTCGCGCCGTGATGACTTGGAGTCCCTGGGCTATGTGCTGATGTATTTCAACCTGGGCTCCCTGCCCTGGCAGGGCCTCAAAGCAGCCACCAAGAGGCAAAAATATGAACGAATCAGCGAGAAGAAAATGTCAACCCCCATTGAAGTCCTCTGCAAGGGCTACCCAT CCGAGTTTGCAACATACCTGAATTTTTGCCGGTCTCTTCGTTTTGATGACAAGCCAGATTATTCATACCTGCGACAACTCTTCAGGAATCTCTTCCACAGACAAGGGTTTTCCTATGACTATGTGTTCGACTGGAACATGCTTAAATTT GGTGCCAACAGAGCTGCTGAAGATGCAGAGCGAGAGAGGAGGGAGCGAGAGGAGAGAATGAGGCACACACGGAATCCAGGCACTAGGGTACTGCCACCCACAACAGCTGGAAGGCCCAGGGGAACCCAAGATGTCGCACCACCCACTCCCCTGACTCCCACCTCTCACACTGGTAGGAACAAAGG CAAATACGTCCCCCCGCCCTGTATCGGGAATGGAGCGCGAGAGGAAAGTCAGTATGAGATTGCACCGCGGTGCCCCAGTCAACATCTCCTCCTCTGA
- the LOC121295288 gene encoding casein kinase I isoform X2: MELRVGNRYRLGRKIGSGSFGDIYLGKQATEGTSSGSIKGADIAAGEEVAIKLECVKTKHPQLHIESKIYKMMQGGVGIPTIKWCGAEGDYNVMVMELLGPSLEDLFNFCSRKFSLKTVLLLADQMISRIEYIHSKNFIHRDVKPDNFLMGLGKKGNLVYIIDFGLAKKYRDARTHQHIPYRENKNLTGTARYASINTHLGIEQSRRDDLESLGYVLMYFNLGSLPWQGLKAATKRQKYERISEKKMSTPIEVLCKGYPSEFATYLNFCRSLRFDDKPDYSYLRQLFRNLFHRQGFSYDYVFDWNMLKFGANRAAEDAERERREREERMRHTRNPGTRVLPPTTAGRPRGTQDVAPPTPLTPTSHTANTSPRPVSGMERERKVSMRLHRGAPVNISSSDLTGRQDTSRMSTSQNSISFEHHGK; encoded by the exons GAAAACAAGCTACCGAAGGTACTAGCAGTGGCAGcataaaag GAGCAGATATTGCTGCTGGAGAAGAAGTGGCAATTAAACTAGAATGTGTGAAAACCAAACACCCACAGCTCCACATAGAGAGCAAGATCTACAAAATGATGCAGGGAGGAG ttggtATTCCCACAATTAAATGGTGTGGAGCAGAAGGTGATTACAATGTGATGGTGATGGAGCTTCTGGGACCAAGTCTTGAGGACCTCTTCAACTTCTGCTCAAGAAAATTCAGCCTAAAGACAGTCTTGCTACTGGCTGATCAGATG ATAAGCCGCATTGAGTATATCCACTCGAAGAACTTCATACACAGAGATGTGAAGCCTGACAACTTCCTAATGGGACTGGGGAAGAAGGGGAACCTCGTTTATATCATCGACTTCGGCCTTGCCAAGAAATATCGGGACGCACGCACACACCAACACATCCCCTACCGTGAGAACAAGAACCTGACCGGTACAGCCCGCTACGCTTCCATCAACACACACCTGGGAATCG AGCAGTCGCGCCGTGATGACTTGGAGTCCCTGGGCTATGTGCTGATGTATTTCAACCTGGGCTCCCTGCCCTGGCAGGGCCTCAAAGCAGCCACCAAGAGGCAAAAATATGAACGAATCAGCGAGAAGAAAATGTCAACCCCCATTGAAGTCCTCTGCAAGGGCTACCCAT CCGAGTTTGCAACATACCTGAATTTTTGCCGGTCTCTTCGTTTTGATGACAAGCCAGATTATTCATACCTGCGACAACTCTTCAGGAATCTCTTCCACAGACAAGGGTTTTCCTATGACTATGTGTTCGACTGGAACATGCTTAAATTT GGTGCCAACAGAGCTGCTGAAGATGCAGAGCGAGAGAGGAGGGAGCGAGAGGAGAGAATGAGGCACACACGGAATCCAGGCACTAGGGTACTGCCACCCACAACAGCTGGAAGGCCCAGGGGAACCCAAGATGTCGCACCACCCACTCCCCTGACTCCCACCTCTCACACTG CAAATACGTCCCCCCGCCCTGTATCGGGAATGGAGCGCGAGAGGAAAGTCAGTATGAGATTGCACCGCGGTGCCCCAGTCAACATCTCCTCCTCTGACCTCACAGGGAGGCAGGACACCTCACGTATGTCAACGTCACAG AATAGCATTTCCTTTGAACACCACGGCAAGTAG
- the LOC121295288 gene encoding casein kinase I isoform X1 yields the protein MELRVGNRYRLGRKIGSGSFGDIYLGKQATEGTSSGSIKGADIAAGEEVAIKLECVKTKHPQLHIESKIYKMMQGGVGIPTIKWCGAEGDYNVMVMELLGPSLEDLFNFCSRKFSLKTVLLLADQMISRIEYIHSKNFIHRDVKPDNFLMGLGKKGNLVYIIDFGLAKKYRDARTHQHIPYRENKNLTGTARYASINTHLGIEQSRRDDLESLGYVLMYFNLGSLPWQGLKAATKRQKYERISEKKMSTPIEVLCKGYPSEFATYLNFCRSLRFDDKPDYSYLRQLFRNLFHRQGFSYDYVFDWNMLKFGANRAAEDAERERREREERMRHTRNPGTRVLPPTTAGRPRGTQDVAPPTPLTPTSHTANTSPRPVSGMERERKVSMRLHRGAPVNISSSDLTGRQDTSRMSTSQILSRVAPSGLQSAVHR from the exons GAAAACAAGCTACCGAAGGTACTAGCAGTGGCAGcataaaag GAGCAGATATTGCTGCTGGAGAAGAAGTGGCAATTAAACTAGAATGTGTGAAAACCAAACACCCACAGCTCCACATAGAGAGCAAGATCTACAAAATGATGCAGGGAGGAG ttggtATTCCCACAATTAAATGGTGTGGAGCAGAAGGTGATTACAATGTGATGGTGATGGAGCTTCTGGGACCAAGTCTTGAGGACCTCTTCAACTTCTGCTCAAGAAAATTCAGCCTAAAGACAGTCTTGCTACTGGCTGATCAGATG ATAAGCCGCATTGAGTATATCCACTCGAAGAACTTCATACACAGAGATGTGAAGCCTGACAACTTCCTAATGGGACTGGGGAAGAAGGGGAACCTCGTTTATATCATCGACTTCGGCCTTGCCAAGAAATATCGGGACGCACGCACACACCAACACATCCCCTACCGTGAGAACAAGAACCTGACCGGTACAGCCCGCTACGCTTCCATCAACACACACCTGGGAATCG AGCAGTCGCGCCGTGATGACTTGGAGTCCCTGGGCTATGTGCTGATGTATTTCAACCTGGGCTCCCTGCCCTGGCAGGGCCTCAAAGCAGCCACCAAGAGGCAAAAATATGAACGAATCAGCGAGAAGAAAATGTCAACCCCCATTGAAGTCCTCTGCAAGGGCTACCCAT CCGAGTTTGCAACATACCTGAATTTTTGCCGGTCTCTTCGTTTTGATGACAAGCCAGATTATTCATACCTGCGACAACTCTTCAGGAATCTCTTCCACAGACAAGGGTTTTCCTATGACTATGTGTTCGACTGGAACATGCTTAAATTT GGTGCCAACAGAGCTGCTGAAGATGCAGAGCGAGAGAGGAGGGAGCGAGAGGAGAGAATGAGGCACACACGGAATCCAGGCACTAGGGTACTGCCACCCACAACAGCTGGAAGGCCCAGGGGAACCCAAGATGTCGCACCACCCACTCCCCTGACTCCCACCTCTCACACTG CAAATACGTCCCCCCGCCCTGTATCGGGAATGGAGCGCGAGAGGAAAGTCAGTATGAGATTGCACCGCGGTGCCCCAGTCAACATCTCCTCCTCTGACCTCACAGGGAGGCAGGACACCTCACGTATGTCAACGTCACAG ATCCTATCTCGAGTGGCCCCCAGCGGTCTCCAGTCTGCTGTACACCGATGA
- the LOC121295288 gene encoding casein kinase I isoform X3, whose protein sequence is MELRVGNRYRLGRKIGSGSFGDIYLGADIAAGEEVAIKLECVKTKHPQLHIESKIYKMMQGGVGIPTIKWCGAEGDYNVMVMELLGPSLEDLFNFCSRKFSLKTVLLLADQMISRIEYIHSKNFIHRDVKPDNFLMGLGKKGNLVYIIDFGLAKKYRDARTHQHIPYRENKNLTGTARYASINTHLGIEQSRRDDLESLGYVLMYFNLGSLPWQGLKAATKRQKYERISEKKMSTPIEVLCKGYPSEFATYLNFCRSLRFDDKPDYSYLRQLFRNLFHRQGFSYDYVFDWNMLKFGANRAAEDAERERREREERMRHTRNPGTRVLPPTTAGRPRGTQDVAPPTPLTPTSHTANTSPRPVSGMERERKVSMRLHRGAPVNISSSDLTGRQDTSRMSTSQILSRVAPSGLQSAVHR, encoded by the exons GAGCAGATATTGCTGCTGGAGAAGAAGTGGCAATTAAACTAGAATGTGTGAAAACCAAACACCCACAGCTCCACATAGAGAGCAAGATCTACAAAATGATGCAGGGAGGAG ttggtATTCCCACAATTAAATGGTGTGGAGCAGAAGGTGATTACAATGTGATGGTGATGGAGCTTCTGGGACCAAGTCTTGAGGACCTCTTCAACTTCTGCTCAAGAAAATTCAGCCTAAAGACAGTCTTGCTACTGGCTGATCAGATG ATAAGCCGCATTGAGTATATCCACTCGAAGAACTTCATACACAGAGATGTGAAGCCTGACAACTTCCTAATGGGACTGGGGAAGAAGGGGAACCTCGTTTATATCATCGACTTCGGCCTTGCCAAGAAATATCGGGACGCACGCACACACCAACACATCCCCTACCGTGAGAACAAGAACCTGACCGGTACAGCCCGCTACGCTTCCATCAACACACACCTGGGAATCG AGCAGTCGCGCCGTGATGACTTGGAGTCCCTGGGCTATGTGCTGATGTATTTCAACCTGGGCTCCCTGCCCTGGCAGGGCCTCAAAGCAGCCACCAAGAGGCAAAAATATGAACGAATCAGCGAGAAGAAAATGTCAACCCCCATTGAAGTCCTCTGCAAGGGCTACCCAT CCGAGTTTGCAACATACCTGAATTTTTGCCGGTCTCTTCGTTTTGATGACAAGCCAGATTATTCATACCTGCGACAACTCTTCAGGAATCTCTTCCACAGACAAGGGTTTTCCTATGACTATGTGTTCGACTGGAACATGCTTAAATTT GGTGCCAACAGAGCTGCTGAAGATGCAGAGCGAGAGAGGAGGGAGCGAGAGGAGAGAATGAGGCACACACGGAATCCAGGCACTAGGGTACTGCCACCCACAACAGCTGGAAGGCCCAGGGGAACCCAAGATGTCGCACCACCCACTCCCCTGACTCCCACCTCTCACACTG CAAATACGTCCCCCCGCCCTGTATCGGGAATGGAGCGCGAGAGGAAAGTCAGTATGAGATTGCACCGCGGTGCCCCAGTCAACATCTCCTCCTCTGACCTCACAGGGAGGCAGGACACCTCACGTATGTCAACGTCACAG ATCCTATCTCGAGTGGCCCCCAGCGGTCTCCAGTCTGCTGTACACCGATGA
- the LOC121295288 gene encoding casein kinase I isoform X4: MELRVGNRYRLGRKIGSGSFGDIYLGADIAAGEEVAIKLECVKTKHPQLHIESKIYKMMQGGVGIPTIKWCGAEGDYNVMVMELLGPSLEDLFNFCSRKFSLKTVLLLADQMISRIEYIHSKNFIHRDVKPDNFLMGLGKKGNLVYIIDFGLAKKYRDARTHQHIPYRENKNLTGTARYASINTHLGIEQSRRDDLESLGYVLMYFNLGSLPWQGLKAATKRQKYERISEKKMSTPIEVLCKGYPSEFATYLNFCRSLRFDDKPDYSYLRQLFRNLFHRQGFSYDYVFDWNMLKFGANRAAEDAERERREREERMRHTRNPGTRVLPPTTAGRPRGTQDVAPPTPLTPTSHTANTSPRPVSGMERERKVSMRLHRGAPVNISSSDLTGRQDTSRMSTSQNSISFEHHGK; this comes from the exons GAGCAGATATTGCTGCTGGAGAAGAAGTGGCAATTAAACTAGAATGTGTGAAAACCAAACACCCACAGCTCCACATAGAGAGCAAGATCTACAAAATGATGCAGGGAGGAG ttggtATTCCCACAATTAAATGGTGTGGAGCAGAAGGTGATTACAATGTGATGGTGATGGAGCTTCTGGGACCAAGTCTTGAGGACCTCTTCAACTTCTGCTCAAGAAAATTCAGCCTAAAGACAGTCTTGCTACTGGCTGATCAGATG ATAAGCCGCATTGAGTATATCCACTCGAAGAACTTCATACACAGAGATGTGAAGCCTGACAACTTCCTAATGGGACTGGGGAAGAAGGGGAACCTCGTTTATATCATCGACTTCGGCCTTGCCAAGAAATATCGGGACGCACGCACACACCAACACATCCCCTACCGTGAGAACAAGAACCTGACCGGTACAGCCCGCTACGCTTCCATCAACACACACCTGGGAATCG AGCAGTCGCGCCGTGATGACTTGGAGTCCCTGGGCTATGTGCTGATGTATTTCAACCTGGGCTCCCTGCCCTGGCAGGGCCTCAAAGCAGCCACCAAGAGGCAAAAATATGAACGAATCAGCGAGAAGAAAATGTCAACCCCCATTGAAGTCCTCTGCAAGGGCTACCCAT CCGAGTTTGCAACATACCTGAATTTTTGCCGGTCTCTTCGTTTTGATGACAAGCCAGATTATTCATACCTGCGACAACTCTTCAGGAATCTCTTCCACAGACAAGGGTTTTCCTATGACTATGTGTTCGACTGGAACATGCTTAAATTT GGTGCCAACAGAGCTGCTGAAGATGCAGAGCGAGAGAGGAGGGAGCGAGAGGAGAGAATGAGGCACACACGGAATCCAGGCACTAGGGTACTGCCACCCACAACAGCTGGAAGGCCCAGGGGAACCCAAGATGTCGCACCACCCACTCCCCTGACTCCCACCTCTCACACTG CAAATACGTCCCCCCGCCCTGTATCGGGAATGGAGCGCGAGAGGAAAGTCAGTATGAGATTGCACCGCGGTGCCCCAGTCAACATCTCCTCCTCTGACCTCACAGGGAGGCAGGACACCTCACGTATGTCAACGTCACAG AATAGCATTTCCTTTGAACACCACGGCAAGTAG